gaatttgactatgatatgccttgttgatggtcggtttttgttgaatcttatgggagtcctctgtgcttcctggattttgatgtctgtgtctttccccaggttaggaaagttttccgctatgatttgctcacataacctttctacccctatttctctctcttcctcttctggaacccctatgattctgatgttccttttttttttttttaattttttaacgtttattttttatttttgagacagagagagacagagcatgaacaggggagggtcagagagagggagacacagaatctgaaacaggctccaggctctgagccgtcagcacagagcccgacgcggggctcgaacccacagaacacgagatcatgacctgagccgaagtcggccgcttaaccgactgagccacccaggcgcccctctgatgttcctttttaatgagtcactgatttctctaattcttaaatcatgctcttttgccttagtttccctctttttttctgcttcattattctctctaCGTTTGTCCCTATATCGCTGATCTCTGTtgtgcctcatccatccttgccactgctccatccatccgtgattgcagctcagttatagcatttttaatttcattctggctattttttttacttcttttatctctgcagaaaaggattctaatctatttttgactccagctagtattcttatcatGAGTCTAAATTCTCTGGTTCaggcatcttgcttgtatctgtgttggttaactccctggctgttgtttcttcatgctctttgtTTTGTGGCAAATACCTTTCATGGCTTCTTGCTCCTCAAGTTCAGCTCTCCacaccacgtacctgctgaattctgtggctcagattgtgcagattgttgtattaatcctccagctttctaggtgtgtaggatggtttattgttgttctggctgtatttcatagacatgagacacacaaaaagcttccatgctttTCCAGCCAACATTTCATTTTagatgagaagggaaagaaagagtgaaatgtCTCAGTCTGTCCTTTCCCAGAAGTGAGGTCAGCTGTCTCCCAACACCTTTGGCCTTACCAACACACAAATATTCTGTGCTGGGTACTTTCACTGGCCTATATCTAATGTCAATATAGATCTGGAAGGCAAGTTGCAGGGCTCCTGTGGCCCAACCTATTCTGTTGTCACAAGAACTCATCCAGAATCTCCAATTAAAATCAGAAGGAATTGCTCTGAACCATGAGCCCTGATTGGCCCATGGCAGATTCTAGTGTTAAAAAGAGTAAAAGGGGGCTTCTTGGTGGattgtctgactcttagtttgggttcaggtcatgatctttcagttcatgagttcgagtccaatgtcgggctttgtgctgatagctcagagcctggagcctgcttcggattttgtgtctccctctctctcatcccttcccctgctcacactctgtctctctttctctctcaaaattaaatattttttaaaataaataaaataaagaagagttaacaccgaTTCTTTTgtagctgttccaaaaaatagaaatggaaggaaaacttccaaactcattctacaaggccagcattaccttgattccaaaaccaaaaaccccactgaaaagaactacagaccgattttcctgatgaacatggatacaaaagctctcaacaagatactaggaaaccatatccaacaatacattaaaagaattatttatcacaaccaagtggaatttatacctgggatgcagggctcgttcaatatccacaaatcaattaatgtgatacatcacattaataaaagaaaggattagaaccacatgatcctcacaatagatacagaaaaagcatttgacaaaataaggcatcctttcttgataaaaacccttaagaaagtagggatagaacaatcatacttcaagatcataaaagccatatatgaaagacccaccactaatatcctcagtgtggaaaaactgagagctttctccctaaggtcagaaacatgaaaaggatatccactctcaccactgttattcaacatagtgttggaagtcctagcttcagcaatcagacaacacaaaggaataaaaggcatccaaattggaaaggagaaagttaaactttcactctttgcaaatgacatgataccctatatggaaaacccaaaagactccaccaaaaagtgctagaactgatacatgaattcagcaacatcacaagatataaaatcaatgtacagaaattggttgcatttctatacaccaatagcgaagcagcagaaagagaaatcaaggaatcgattccatttacaattgtgccacaaaccataaaatacctaggaatacaccttaccaaagaagtgaaaaacttatacgctgaaaactatagaaagtttgtaaaagaaattgaagaagacacaaagaaatgggaaaacatttcatgttcctggattggaaaaacaaatactgttaaaatgtcaacactacacaaagcaatctacatattcaatgcagtccctatcaaaataatatcagaattcttcacagagctagaacaaacaatcctaaatttgtatggaactacaaatgaccccgaatagccaaagtaaggttgaaaaagaaaaccaaagctggaggcatcacaatcctgatCTTTAACCTGTATCACAAAGTTGTAGTTATCAAGTCAGTATGGTtctgggcacaaaaacagacatattgaTCAATGAAACCGAATAgcaaacccagaagtggacccacaaacatacagCCAACTAAATTTGActaatcaggaaagaatatccaatgcatAAAAGACAGTCTTCAggaaatgttgggaaaactggacaggaaggtgcaaaaaaatgaaactgggccactgtcttacactatacacaaaagtaaactcagaatggattatagatctaaatgtgagacaggaagccatcaaaatcctggaggagaaaacaggaaaaaacctctttgacctcggtcacagcaacttcttacttgaaatgtctccagaggcataggaaataaaagcaaaaatgaactattgggacctcatcaagagaaaaagcttctgcacggtgaaggaaacaatcagcaaaactaaaaggccaccaaaagaatgggagaagatatttgcaaatgacatatcagataaagggttagtatccaaaatctataaagcacttatcgaactcaacacacacacacacacacacacacacacagtctagtgaagaaatgggcaaaagacatgagtagatacttctccaaagaagacatccagatggttcacagacacatgaaaaaaacgctcaatatcactcatcagggaaatgcaaatcaaaaccccaatgaggtaccacctcacacctgtcagaatggctaacattaacaaatcaagcaacagatgttggcaaggatgcagagaaagaggatctcttttgcactgttggtgggaatgcaaactggtgcagccactctggaaaacagtatggagattcctcaaataattaaaaatagaactacccgcggggcacctgggtggctcagtcagttgagagcctgacttcggctcaggtcacgatctcatggttcgtgggttcaagccccacagtgggctctgtgctgacagctcagagcctggagcctgcttccaattctgtgtctccctctctctctgccgctcccctgctcatgttctgtctctctctctatctcaaaaataaacataaaaaaaatagaactaccctgcgacccaacaatttcactacttgggatttatccaaaggatacaggtgtgctgattcaaaggggcacatgcaccccaatttttatagcaacactatcaacaatagcataCAATAGCATACaatagtatggaaagagcccaaatgtccatcgactgatgaatggataaagaagatgtggcatatatatacaatcgaatattattcagccatcaaaaagaatgaaatcttgccatttgcaacaacgtggatagaactagaatgtattatgctaagtgaaataagccagtcaaagacaaatgtgtgatttcactcatatgtggaatttaagatacaaaacagatgaacataagggaaagaaacaaaaataatataataacagatAGGGAGGAAAGCCTAAAATTATCAAGAGAACCTTAAAACATTATcataaaaactcttaaatacagagaacaaactgagggcttgTTCTGGCAGAATGCTGGGTGGAGGGATGAgataaatgggcaagggacattaaggaggaccttgttgagatgagcactgggtgttatatgtaagtgatgaatcattaaattctatacctgaaatcattattacactatatgttaactaacttggatttaaattaaataaataaatgtatgtatgtttatcaaactcaacacccaaaaacaaataatcaagttaagaaatgggcagaagacatgaatagacatttaccaaagaagatgaaaagattctcatcggggcgcctgggtggctcagtcggttaagcgtccgacttcagctcaggtcacgatctcgcggtccgtgagttcaagccccacgtcaggctctgggctgatggctcagagcctagagcctgcttccgattctgtgtctccccctctctctgccccccccccccgttcatgctctgtctctctctgtctcaaaaataaataaacgttggggcgcctgggtggcgcagtcggttaagcgtccgacttcagccaggtcacgatctcgcggtccatgagttcgagccccgcgtcagcctctgggctgatggctcggagcctggagcctgtttctgattctgtatctccctctctctctgcccctcccccgttcatgctctgtctctctctgtcccaaaaataaataaaaaacgttgaaaaaaaattttaaataaataaataaacgttaaaaaaaataataataaattaaaaaaaaaagaaaagattctcatcatcactaatcatcagggaaatacaaatgaaaactacaagtatggaaattaaggagtgcacttattaTGAGCACCACGTGTTGTATGGaagtactgaatcactatattgtacacctgaaactaatattacactgtacgttaattaacttgaatttaaatttaaaaattttagaaagaaaagaattgaacTGCTTAAcacactagtcacatttcaagaaCTCAATAGCCACATATAGCTTGTGGcaaccatattggacagcacagattaAAAAATTCCTTCATTATGTAATGTTTTATTCTATAGTACTCTTCTTCAAGATTTGTGTGCCTCAAGTCGGGTACATAAGACCCATGTGAAATGAAAAGTCCACTGTTTTTACTCTTATTGACTACATCAGATTTCTTTCTGGGATATGAATACATATTAATgtcatgtaaaacaaaaacaaagttaggTTATGTATGAGTTTGACACCTTCAGGCACAAATTGTTCCCAGTTACAAAGGAGAACCACCAGTCCCTCTATATCCCTTCCCAGACTGGGAACACTGATATCacatttcggggggggggggtgagttcTCCTTTAGATAAGCCCAGGGGCTAAGCTTTAAGCTCAGTTTTGGTATGCATGGAGTCTAGCTCAAGTAAATGGATTCTGTTAAGTGAAGAGGAGGCAAAGACAGGGACCAGCTAGGAGACTCTCCTTAGATGGTTCAGAACAGCAGTTCTcaaaagtgtggtccatggaacCTTTGAAGTCAGTGACACCCTTTCATGGCATCCATTATGTTAAAACTATTCTCATAACATTActtatattatttgctttttcactATGTTGACATTTTCACTGAGCCAAAATTTAGCAAGAAAGGAGGTTATAAGTCCAAATTACAATAGTGCTTATTCTTTGCCCCCACTTccttatatttggaaaataattttttaaactacacTCAGTTTGAAGCATTAtagctagggcacctgggtggctcagtcatttgagcatctgactcttgatttcagctcaggtcataaacccAGGTGGTGGTATTGAGCTCGGtgacaggctccacgctgggcatggagactgcttaagattctctctctctctctctctctctctcacccccctccctctgtccctcactccaacttgcactctctctctaaaataaataagcattctagctgaagcattaaaaattatctttactaAATTATCTtcaaatccacattttaaaaatatatgaaaacatgggATATACCCATAAATCATTTCTGTTACATTCCTAAATACTGTTTCTCAAGGAATGTCATGTGTATGAACCAAAATAGCCTCTTTTTGTATGGAATGCCATTTTTACTTGACGTAATGAATGCCACAGAAACTTGGATTATTTAGACTTGTGTAGgtggaagtttcttaaaaatgaacatgagCCTGTCCCTTCAAGAAAATTAACTGACAGATGACAACTGACTGTTACTTGTTGCCTTGATAAAATGTCAGCTCTCTAGACAAAaccagaattttggaaaactttgtaCCACCAATAAGGTTAACAGTTTCCCAGTACTGACAAACTTTTCTGTTGGGACCTATGGCAATATTAAGACCAATGTGATTTTTTCGATAATTTGACTCCAGTGTAATCAATACTGGAAGATCTATATAATTTAGTGAAACaaagcctttctttaaaaatcatgaattaggagagcctgggtggttcagtcagttaagcctctgactggctcaggtcatgatctcgagagttggaaccccacattgggctgtctgccgttagcacagagaccacttcgggtcctgtctccctctctctgctcctctgcttctctctctctctctctctctctctctctcaaaaacaaacatttaaaaaataagtaaataaggggcgcctgggtggcgcagtcggttaagcgtccgacttcagccaggtcacgatctcgcggtccgtgagttcgagccccgcgtcaggctctgggccgatggctcggagcctggagcctgtttccgattctgtgtctccctctctctctgcccctcccccgttcatgctctgtctctctctgtcccaaaaataaataaaaaacgttgaaaaaaaaattaaaaaaaaataagtaaataaaataaaaacatttacattgaaataataaaagaaataaaaatcatgaattaCTACAAGATCCAGACAATGTGCAAGACAAGCCTATAGATTTGAATGTAACAGAATAAGAAATACTCACTGATACTGTTTCAGATTCCACTCTGCAAATAACCTTTGAGAAAGTATGACTTGTGTACTTTTAACTTATTATCAAAGATGGATATCCACAGTTATCTGAAAAGGTATTAAAATACTACTCCTACATATTTGTGCAAGGCTGTATATTTCTTCGTATacttcaaaaataacattaaatgcaGAAGCAAATACGAACATCCAACAGTCTTCTAATGTGATAGAcaaaaaaaatagttgcaaaaatgcaaaaatacaaaGATCCAATCTTTTCACTACcctgtttattttgagatgtagttttttttcataaaaataattatttacttaacATGCAATGGCTTATTAATATCATTCAAAATGagttcataaaaatttttttaaaacctgttttaTTTCTACTATGGTAAACACTGATAGATACAACCCACATACACAAAATTATACTTACTAATTTGTAAGACAATTTGTAAGACTGTATAGATatcctgaaaataaaatgtctgagaATCACTGCCTCAGCAAGGAGACAATGTGACAAGAGCACTCCCATACTGGGGAAAAGGTGTCAGGACAAAGTCCCAAATCCCTAGGCCTGTCTCTCAGGGTCTCAGGCCCCAGGGCGGTGTCGGGGGCGGGGAAGCCCAGTGTTGGGGAGTCCCTATCTCCCCTGGTTTCACTTCTCCCTGTCACAACCTATGTCAGGTCCTTCTACCGGGATACTCATGATTCGGCCCCAGTTCGCTCTCCCGTTGTGTGTAGGGTTTCTAGGGAACCCAATCAGCGACACCATCGTTCAGGGTTATAGTGTAATCACTGGAAGGGCGGCGACTTAGCTTCTCCGCAAAACATGAGATGTCAGTCTTGCGTCCCAGacccctcctcctgctgctgtcgGGGACCCTGGCCCTGAGACCAGGACGGATGAGTGAGGGGTCGGGAGAGAAAACGCCCCAGCGTGGGCGGAGGCAGGGGACCGCTAGACGGAAGGGCTGCTCCACCGCCTCGGACCCAGAGCTCTCACCTCCGCCTCACCCACCCCTTGGTCCCGACTCTTCTCCAACCTGCCACCCCCCTTCCGTCCCACAAGCCCCCTCGTCCGTGCCCTCCTGGCCGCCTCCCCCTAGGACCCGGGCCCCACGCCGAGAGGAGGGTCGGGAGGGGTCTCACCCCTCCGCGCCCACAGGCTCCCACTCCCTGAGGTATTTCCACACCGCGGTGTCCCGGCCGGGCCGCGGGGAGCACGGGTACTTGGAAGTCGGCTACGTGGACGACACGCAGTTCGTGCGGTTCGACAGAGACACCCCGAGTTCGGTGATGGAGCCGCGGTTGCAGTGGGTGGACCAGGAGGGGCCGGAGTAGTGGGAGCAGCAGACGCAGAACTTCAGGACCCGCACACAAACTCTTCAAGTGAGGCTGAATGAATTGCGTGTCCACTACAGCCAGAGCAAGGCCGGTGAGCGACCTGGGTCCGGGTCCAGGTCACGACCCCCGTCCCTACGGACGCGCCAAGGTCGCCCCGAGTGTCTGGGTCCTAGTGCCACGCGGAGTCTGCGCCCCACCCCCGTCCTGCGAATAGGTAAGAGCCCCTGGGGACTGTACTCGGTTTGGTTTTCAGTTTAGGCTTTAATGATTGCAGGTCAGGGCGGGGCCAGTGTCTCACACCTTCCAAAGGATGACAGGCTGCGACGTGGGGCCTGATGGGCACTTCCTCTGCCGTTACCTTCGTGACACCTACGACCGCGCGGATTACATCACCCTGCGGGTGCCATGGCGGGACACCGCGCCGCACATCACCCGCTGCAAGTGGGAGGCAGCCGGTGAGGCGGAGCGCTACAGGTACTACCTGGAGGGCACGTGCATGGAGTGGTTCCTCAAGTATCTGGAGATGGGGAAGAAGACACTGCTGGAAGCAGATACAGGGACCACGAGGACTCCCTGATCTCCCATCCACTGCGGCtggctttccagaggaagggaaaatggacTCAGTGTCAGAACAGCGCCCCTCCCACTGGTGGGAAGAGGGAGATCCGCCTCAGTGTATTCATATTCCTACTAGGGAGTGACTCCCTTAGAGGGCGATGAGGAACCCAGTCTCCTGGGTTGCAGATTGAGATCATCCCTGAAATAACCCATCAGCAGTTCCTTTGACCTGGGCAGCCACCTTGTGAACCATGATTTTTCTCTCAAGGCCTTGTTCTCCATCTGAGAACATCTTTGGGAGTCTGACTCCGTGTTTTCTGAGTCACTGACCCTCCACTGCAGTCACAAGACCATTAGAGTGTTCGCCATTTTAGACCTGCACACTCCTACCCTGGGCGCTCTCCCTGATTCCACATAATTCCACATCCTGAAGTCTAGGCTGGTCTGGCTCTTGTGCTTTTTCCTTCCAAACCAATTATCCTTTCCATTGTCGGGATGGtcatatgaaagcaacccaaagtGTGATTTTCTGATTCTTCTTCCTCATAACCCCCAAAAGACATATGACCTACCATCCCATGAGGTCTCCCTGaggtgctgggccctgggcttcTATCCTGTGGAGATCACCCTGACCTGGCAGCGTGATGGGGAGGCCCACACCCAGGACACAGAGCTTGTGGAGACAAGACCTACAGAAGATGGGACCTTCAGAAGTGGGCAGTTGTGGTGGTACCTTCTAGAGAAGAGCAGAGGTACACATGCCATGTGCAGCACAAGGGCCTGCCCAAGCCCACCACCTTGAGATGGAATAAGGAGGGTTTGGGGTGGAGCCTCTTCTCACAGAAGGTAGCTCTTCTGTAGAACATCAGCGAGGTCATGATCCAAGCCTGAAGTCTGGGCCCTtcaccttcctttcccttcccatgAACTGCCTCCTCAGCCCACCATCCCCATCATGGGCATCGTTGCTGGCCAGGTTCTCCTTGTGGTCACTGTAGCTGTGGCAGTTGGAGCtgtgatgtggagaaagaagcaTTCAGGTAGAGAAAGGAGTTGGGAGGAATCTGAGTTTTCTTATCCCACTGGGAGGTTTCAAACCCCAGACTAAAGTTTGTCCTGCTTTGTTAATGAGATGTGTTTCCTCACTGTGTAGCCAATTACTAACTCTTTAGTAGACTTGtgcaaatgaagacatttttcacCTTTATATTCTGATGTTGGGGACCTGATCCCCAGCAGCTGAAGGTCAAGGGAAATTCCCTGATGTAGACAGACCTCCAGGAAGACAGTTGGTCCAGTGCTCCTATATATCCTTTTTTCATGCTTACCAATACAGCTGTGACTCTTCAGTAAGAATTTTGGAAACTTTGATTTGGTACAGGACTAGGGTATTCCTCTGGATACCATGGCCCAGTCCTCTCCCTGGTCTCTGACATGTTTTCTTCCCACAGGTGGAAAAGGAGGGTGCTAGTCACAGGCAAAGAGTATGGAGGGAGTGATCTTTGAGACCTTGGGTAGTGTAGATGGGACCTCATGGGATAGCTAATCCACCTCATAGCTCCTCCTTTAATCTCCTATGGGTTCTGACCACATCGTGTTTGTTCTACGCCAAATAGTGACAGTGCCCAGAGTTCTGGTGTGTCTCTCAGAACTCCTAAAGGTGAGACCCCAGAGGGCCTGaagtggggaggggttggggcagagaggacATGAGTGGGTTACGAGGATTCTTTGAGTGGGACATTATAAGCAAGTGATGGGCTGTTGAGATATAAACACTTACATGATTGACCtgaatttgttcattattttctttcacagtgTGAGCCAGCTGCCTTGTAGGGGACTGAGTGATGCAAGATTTGCTCACACTTCCACCTTTTTGACATCAAGAGCCCTGGACATTTCTATCTGCTAAAAATGTCTGAATGTGTCTGTGTTCCTATTAGCATAATGTGAAGAGGTGGGAAAATTGTCCCACTGCTATCCATCAGTGGGGGACCTCTCCCCAAAACTGATCTGCTTTTCTGTTCCAGCAGAGGTGGGACTGGGTCATCTCCACCCGTCTTTAATTTTTCCCCCCTATTCTTGTCATATGGGACCGATTTCCTATTCTTGTCTCAACTCCTGAAGTTGAGACAGGAAATAAATGGAAGCACTGAGAATCTTCCAGAATCTGCATGATTGCTGTGCTGAGTCTGTTGTAGTTCAGATATAAGGCTGTGAGAAGCcaagtgtggatggaactggccTGGTCAGTGGTCAGTGCTTTGTGGGCTTTGACATGATCACTCCTCAGTTGAGTCATCTTGCTACTCCCTTGTCCTTGTCCCTTCAGTGGAACCTTGTCCCACCAGGACCTGTAATCACAGGACTCAGACATCACCTGTCTATTGGACCAAAGGCAGCAAGAGCTTCCTCTGACCAGGTCAGCCTAGGCTCTGGCCTGGATCAGGCCCTCAGCCCCCAACTTTTGGGGTTTTTCCTTTACTTATATAGAGAATGAGGCCTATTCTTCCTCTTCTGTATGAATTCTGGTCTAATTTTCCCTTGATGTCCCCCAGTCGGTGGCCATTGCTGGGGTCCTTTGGCCTCTCATTGTTCCCATAAGACCCAGTAAGCCCCTGCACACAGAAGTGTCTATGGTACTGAAAGATGAATTTTCAGATTCATCCATCTCTTCTTTGAGGGCTCTTCTGGATTATTCTTTCAGTCTTTTCccccatcatttttaaaaagcagattctggggacagagaaagggtGCAATAATTTCTTATCCTTATTAAATTCCAGGAAGgagtccaaaatctataaagaacttaccaaactcaacatccaagaataatctagtgaagaaatgggcagaagacatgaatagacacttttctttttaaaaaatttttttaaatgtaatttattgtgaaattggctaacatacagtgtgtacagtgtgctcttggttttgggggtagattcctgtggttcatcgcttatatccaacatccagtgctcatcccaacaagtgccctcctcaatgcccatcacccattttcccctctccccacaccatctaccctcagtttgttctctgtatttaaaagtctcttatgttttgcctccctccctctctgtttgtaacttttttttcccattcccttcccccatggtcttctgttaagtttctcaagttccacaatGCT
The nucleotide sequence above comes from Panthera tigris isolate Pti1 chromosome B2, P.tigris_Pti1_mat1.1, whole genome shotgun sequence. Encoded proteins:
- the LOC102969876 gene encoding LOW QUALITY PROTEIN: class I histocompatibility antigen, Gogo-OKO alpha chain (The sequence of the model RefSeq protein was modified relative to this genomic sequence to represent the inferred CDS: inserted 2 bases in 2 codons; substituted 2 bases at 2 genomic stop codons), yielding MSVLRPRPLLLLLSGTLALRPGRMSSHSLRYFHTAVSRPGRGEHGYLEVGYVDDTQFVRFDRDTPSSVMEPRLQWVDQEGPEXWEQQTQNFRTRTQTLQVRLNELRVHYSQSKAVSHTFQRMTGCDVGPDGHFLCRYLRDTYDRADYITLRVPWRDTAPHITRCKWEAAGEAERYRYYLEGTCMEWFLKYLEMGKKTLLEADTPKRHMTYHPXEVSLRCWALGFYPVEITLTWQRDGEAHTQDTELVETRPTEDGTFXKWAVVVVPSREEQRYTCHVQHKGLPKPTTLRWMPPQPTIPIMGIVAGQVLLVVTVAVAVGAVMWRKKHSGGKGGCXSQAKSMEGVIFETLGSVDGTSWDS